In the Candidatus Saccharimonas aalborgensis genome, one interval contains:
- a CDS encoding type IV secretion system DNA-binding domain-containing protein → MAFITWFVSLLLQWYVWVPIVVILLYLTWRNYQRIDMVRDVESVLLALEIPKANDKSELAAEQMFASLHGILRDAKELRANGGYQEHLSFEIASVAGRIRFYVWVPKTLQSFVEGQVYSQYPQVQIHTADEDYVSHERQHSVVYTSEITLTDREFLPIKTFQSFEVDPLAGITGTLAKLEDTDEEIWIQMLVRPIADEWHKASESWVRSVKNGTAAFFNGDFNLKWFAGLFMALWQPPEQGVSGTTVKEVSERDKTRIAEAEKKATKLGYQTKIRVAYLGESTANAKLRMQAIVGTFKQFNSTNLNGFKMTTDSFKKEDLAKYKSRLFADRGYILNIEEVASVFHLPHTNVETPNIVWASSKTAEPPAKLPVITGDMAIDENISAFGLTNFRGINHQFGMLRYDRSRHVYIIGQTGAGKSGTLELFALSDIFHNQGYAIIDPHGDFAVDNMRFIPGSRLQDVVYFNPADTAFPLGFNPLEVTNPNQKTNISSEVIGVLKRMFGESWGPRLEYILRYTILALLDRPETTMLDITRMLTDKKFRKETLGYCTDTVVLQFWNVEFASWTDKFQAEAIAPVLNKVGAFTANPIIRNIIGQPKSTFNIRKIMDEGKILIVNLSKGLIGEDNASILGAFLVTKIQLAAMSRSDIPNVEDRRPFYLYVDEFQNFATDSFATILSEARKYGLNLTVANQYISQMSEEVRNAVFGNVGTMISFRVSPDDSPILAKQFEPQFEPQDLLQMHNRHFIINMVINGEKAPAFSATTLNLPIPQEDNTGRIIEYTRMHYSRTREDIQHEIDERIMPSDPNKKPPQAPTPTNTPPVSVERLWPINAHTQTVTPDSLNTSLIQQQGRVASSPLPTAAVASSPLSVVDNENQGQAKKRRSRSRKRKPTSDSPISVEREQGTTPSRPAAKPESSPRDPTFLSLR, encoded by the coding sequence ATGGCATTTATCACGTGGTTTGTCTCTCTGTTGCTTCAATGGTACGTCTGGGTACCTATTGTTGTCATCCTTCTCTACCTGACATGGCGCAATTATCAACGCATCGATATGGTAAGAGATGTCGAGAGTGTCCTCCTGGCGCTTGAGATTCCAAAGGCGAATGACAAGAGTGAGCTTGCCGCCGAGCAGATGTTTGCCAGCCTGCACGGTATCCTGCGCGATGCCAAAGAGCTCCGTGCAAATGGGGGATACCAAGAACACCTCAGCTTTGAGATTGCTTCAGTCGCCGGTAGAATCCGTTTTTATGTATGGGTTCCCAAGACATTGCAGAGCTTCGTCGAGGGCCAAGTATATTCCCAGTACCCTCAGGTTCAAATTCACACTGCTGATGAAGATTATGTCTCACATGAGCGCCAACATAGCGTTGTCTATACTTCCGAAATTACCCTCACAGACCGAGAATTTCTCCCCATCAAGACCTTCCAAAGTTTTGAGGTTGACCCGCTCGCCGGCATCACGGGAACGCTCGCCAAGCTAGAAGATACTGACGAAGAGATTTGGATTCAAATGTTAGTACGACCTATCGCCGATGAATGGCACAAAGCCTCAGAATCCTGGGTGCGAAGTGTCAAAAACGGCACAGCGGCGTTTTTCAATGGCGACTTCAACCTCAAATGGTTTGCCGGCCTCTTTATGGCCCTCTGGCAACCCCCAGAGCAGGGAGTGAGCGGCACTACTGTCAAAGAGGTCTCAGAACGTGACAAAACACGTATCGCCGAGGCCGAAAAAAAAGCGACAAAGCTGGGCTACCAAACCAAAATCCGTGTCGCCTATCTAGGGGAGAGTACGGCAAACGCCAAACTCCGTATGCAGGCCATCGTCGGGACCTTCAAACAGTTCAATAGCACAAACCTCAATGGCTTCAAAATGACAACCGATAGTTTCAAAAAAGAGGATCTTGCTAAATACAAGTCTCGCCTCTTTGCCGATAGGGGATATATCCTCAATATCGAAGAGGTGGCCTCGGTATTCCACCTGCCACACACCAATGTCGAAACGCCCAATATTGTTTGGGCGAGCAGCAAAACAGCCGAACCGCCAGCAAAACTACCGGTTATCACTGGTGATATGGCGATCGATGAGAATATTTCTGCTTTTGGCCTGACCAATTTCCGCGGTATCAATCACCAATTCGGCATGCTTCGCTATGACCGTAGCCGCCACGTCTACATCATCGGACAGACTGGAGCAGGGAAGTCCGGTACGCTCGAGCTGTTTGCGCTGAGTGACATCTTTCACAACCAAGGCTACGCCATCATCGACCCGCACGGCGACTTCGCCGTAGACAACATGCGCTTCATACCAGGGAGCCGTCTGCAAGACGTCGTCTACTTCAACCCGGCCGACACAGCATTTCCTCTCGGGTTTAACCCGCTCGAAGTTACAAACCCCAACCAAAAAACAAATATCAGTTCAGAGGTTATCGGTGTCCTCAAGCGCATGTTTGGCGAATCCTGGGGACCTCGCCTCGAGTATATTCTCCGCTATACAATTTTGGCACTCCTTGACCGACCCGAGACAACTATGCTCGATATCACACGCATGCTCACCGACAAAAAGTTCCGCAAGGAAACACTAGGGTACTGTACCGATACAGTAGTGCTTCAGTTTTGGAATGTCGAGTTTGCCAGCTGGACAGATAAGTTTCAGGCCGAAGCAATCGCTCCTGTACTCAATAAGGTAGGCGCCTTTACCGCCAACCCCATTATCCGCAACATTATCGGCCAGCCAAAGAGTACGTTCAATATTCGGAAGATTATGGATGAGGGCAAAATCCTGATTGTCAATCTATCAAAAGGATTGATCGGCGAAGATAATGCCTCAATCTTGGGCGCTTTCCTGGTGACAAAGATTCAGCTCGCGGCCATGAGCCGCAGCGATATTCCAAATGTCGAGGATCGCCGGCCGTTTTATCTGTACGTTGACGAGTTTCAAAACTTCGCGACTGATTCGTTTGCTACTATTTTGTCTGAGGCACGCAAATATGGGCTTAACCTCACCGTCGCCAATCAATACATCTCTCAGATGAGCGAAGAGGTACGCAACGCTGTCTTCGGCAACGTTGGCACGATGATCAGCTTCCGTGTCAGTCCCGACGATTCTCCTATTTTAGCCAAGCAATTTGAGCCGCAATTTGAGCCGCAAGACCTCTTACAGATGCACAATCGGCATTTTATTATCAATATGGTAATCAACGGCGAGAAGGCGCCAGCGTTTAGTGCTACCACATTAAACCTGCCCATACCGCAAGAAGACAATACTGGCCGCATCATCGAGTATACCCGCATGCATTATAGCCGAACCCGAGAAGATATCCAGCACGAAATTGACGAACGAATTATGCCTTCAGACCCAAACAAAAAGCCCCCTCAGGCGCCCACTCCAACAAATACACCCCCAGTGAGCGTTGAGCGTCTCTGGCCGATAAATGCTCATACTCAAACCGTTACTCCAGATTCGCTCAACACATCGCTTATCCAACAGCAGGGGAGAGTAGCATCAAGCCCCCTCCCGACCGCAGCCGTCGCATCATCCCCCCTGTCGGTGGTTGATAATGAAAACCAAGGACAGGCAAAGAAAAGGCGTAGTCGTAGCCGGAAACGTAAACCGACTTCAGATTCGCCCATTTCTGTCGAGCGCGAGCAGGGGACAACCCCTAGCCGACCGGCAGCAAAACCAGAATCATCACCGCGCGATCCTACCTTCCTCTCACTTCGCTAA
- a CDS encoding sigma factor-like helix-turn-helix DNA-binding protein, giving the protein MSEPAQQNTAATLKKAVEDILRVIEQEREREIITRRFGLFDRRETLEQIGELLGITRERVRQLEKAILIRLKIAADEGKIPAIHDVERLIIRDLSENGRVARVQDLATRLVTTAPSAQTKAHVAFIGELSPKLIVINENDNYYLGVGIAEYGDEKKVRASVDDIVKTIKKHGEPVGIEQLHDMLSYENPNQVRALASLSKLLASLKDVWGLVKWPTVNPKNIRDKIYVILADGGKPLHFSDIAKTIKQSDFKRKDVTTQAIHNELIKDKRFVLIGRGIYALDEWGYSKGTVSDIITKVLKKAGEPLHRDEIVKRVLKSRQVKETTILLNLQSKSEFKRVAKATYTLAEVDGK; this is encoded by the coding sequence ATGAGTGAACCTGCACAGCAAAATACTGCAGCAACTCTGAAGAAGGCCGTTGAAGACATCTTGCGTGTCATCGAGCAGGAGCGCGAACGTGAGATTATTACCCGACGCTTTGGACTTTTTGACCGACGCGAAACGTTGGAACAAATCGGCGAGTTACTCGGTATCACTCGCGAGCGCGTCCGCCAGCTCGAAAAAGCCATCCTCATCCGTCTCAAAATCGCTGCCGACGAAGGAAAGATACCAGCCATCCACGACGTAGAGCGACTCATTATTCGCGATCTTAGCGAAAACGGCCGCGTCGCTCGCGTGCAAGACCTCGCGACGCGCCTTGTCACCACAGCTCCTTCGGCTCAAACCAAAGCGCATGTCGCATTTATCGGTGAGTTATCACCAAAGCTAATAGTTATCAATGAAAACGACAATTACTATCTGGGCGTTGGTATCGCAGAGTATGGCGACGAAAAGAAAGTACGCGCTTCGGTGGACGACATCGTCAAAACTATCAAGAAACATGGCGAACCAGTTGGTATCGAGCAGCTCCACGATATGCTCAGCTATGAAAACCCAAACCAAGTTCGTGCGCTCGCAAGCCTCAGTAAGCTCCTCGCAAGCCTCAAGGACGTATGGGGTCTCGTCAAATGGCCTACCGTCAATCCAAAAAATATCCGCGACAAGATCTACGTTATCCTCGCTGATGGTGGTAAACCACTCCATTTCAGCGACATCGCAAAAACGATCAAGCAGAGTGATTTCAAACGCAAAGACGTGACCACGCAGGCCATCCACAATGAGCTTATCAAAGACAAGCGCTTTGTCCTCATCGGCCGCGGTATCTATGCCCTCGACGAGTGGGGCTATAGCAAGGGTACCGTGAGCGATATTATCACCAAGGTGCTCAAAAAAGCGGGGGAGCCCCTCCACCGCGACGAAATTGTCAAACGCGTACTCAAAAGCCGACAAGTCAAGGAGACGACTATTCTCCTCAACCTCCAGAGCAAATCAGAGTTCAAACGTGTCGCTAAGGCCACATACACTCTCGCTGAAGTTGACGGTAAATAA
- the topA gene encoding type I DNA topoisomerase, whose amino-acid sequence MSKHLVIVESPAKAKTIEKYLGKDFKVLSSIGHIRSIAKKTKDGTPPIDVKNGFATTYEIDPEKKKTIAELKKAVKAAETVWLATDEDREGEAIAWHLCEVLKLNPATTNRIVFHEITKSAIEEAVAHPRTVDMKLVEAQQARQILDRIVGFELSPVVWQKVPGGKSAGRVQSPAVRLLVEREREIRAFESTSQFKVVAIFTHNGHEFKAELRQRFDTEETARAFLESVKTAQYTVSDISTSPSTRNPAAPFTTSTLQQEANSKLGFSSRTTMSTAQKLYQEGKITYMRTDSVNLSTQAISAAADYIKRLYGVEYSHVRKFTTKSAGAQEAHEAIRPTDISRESVSGSDYDQKLYDLIRRRTLASQMAAATLENTTITIDIVNAASLPNVAPRQLVFEAKGQVVIFDGFLRVYGGGKEDTLLPALSTKDSLAVYSLEARQVFARPPARYTEGMLVKKLEELGIGRPSTYATIINTVQARGYAEKGESEGMPRDLIVLQLIDDTVHREIEQEKTGSNRGKLVPTPAGELISDFLGKHFNQVIDYGFTASVEEHFDDIAGDKLPRNMMLQEFYTPFHQLIEKSGDIDRSSVGHSKEIGLDPKTNQPIIARFGRYGPMLQLGNTEEGNKPQFAPLPKGTSIDSVTLEQALEAFTLPRLVGQTEDGQDIKANVGRFGPYIQVGKLFVSIKDHDPRTIALADARELYSAKLHAEAEKTIADFGTIKILNGRFGPYITDGKKNAKIPKDTDPKTIKESEAKQLLESAPAKGKARRIPRRKKA is encoded by the coding sequence ATGAGCAAACATCTCGTTATCGTTGAGTCGCCCGCAAAGGCAAAAACTATCGAAAAATACCTTGGAAAAGACTTCAAGGTTCTTAGCTCTATCGGGCATATTCGTAGCATCGCCAAGAAAACAAAGGACGGTACACCGCCCATAGATGTCAAAAATGGCTTTGCTACTACCTACGAAATAGACCCCGAAAAGAAAAAGACAATCGCCGAACTAAAAAAAGCCGTCAAAGCAGCCGAGACCGTCTGGCTGGCAACCGATGAAGACCGAGAAGGCGAAGCCATTGCGTGGCACCTCTGTGAAGTCCTCAAGCTCAATCCCGCGACGACAAACCGTATTGTTTTTCATGAAATTACCAAGTCCGCTATCGAAGAGGCAGTCGCTCACCCGCGCACCGTTGACATGAAACTTGTCGAGGCGCAGCAGGCCCGACAGATTCTCGACCGCATCGTCGGGTTTGAGCTCAGTCCCGTCGTCTGGCAAAAAGTACCTGGCGGCAAGAGTGCCGGAAGGGTACAAAGCCCCGCCGTCCGCCTGCTCGTCGAGCGTGAACGCGAAATCCGCGCCTTTGAGAGCACATCGCAGTTCAAGGTCGTCGCTATTTTTACCCACAACGGTCATGAGTTCAAGGCCGAGCTTCGACAGCGTTTTGATACCGAGGAGACTGCCCGAGCATTCCTCGAAAGTGTCAAAACTGCCCAGTATACGGTAAGTGATATTTCGACAAGTCCCTCCACGCGCAATCCTGCAGCACCGTTTACGACCAGCACCTTGCAACAGGAAGCAAACAGTAAGCTTGGTTTCAGTAGTCGCACCACCATGTCGACTGCACAAAAGCTCTACCAAGAAGGTAAGATCACCTATATGCGTACTGACAGCGTCAATCTCTCGACACAGGCCATCTCGGCTGCTGCCGACTACATCAAGCGTCTTTACGGGGTGGAGTATAGCCATGTACGCAAATTTACCACCAAATCTGCGGGGGCGCAGGAGGCCCATGAGGCAATTCGTCCTACCGACATTAGTCGTGAATCAGTCAGTGGGAGCGACTACGACCAAAAACTGTATGACCTCATTCGCCGCCGCACCCTTGCAAGTCAGATGGCAGCAGCAACACTGGAAAACACTACTATCACAATTGACATAGTGAACGCCGCATCACTTCCCAATGTAGCGCCTCGACAGCTCGTGTTTGAAGCGAAAGGTCAAGTCGTTATCTTTGATGGTTTCCTGCGCGTTTATGGCGGTGGCAAGGAAGACACGCTGCTGCCCGCCCTGTCCACCAAGGATTCACTTGCCGTCTATAGCCTTGAGGCACGTCAGGTCTTCGCACGACCACCCGCCCGCTACACCGAGGGTATGCTCGTCAAAAAGCTTGAGGAGCTCGGTATCGGCCGACCAAGTACCTACGCGACGATCATCAATACGGTTCAAGCCCGTGGCTATGCCGAGAAAGGTGAGTCCGAAGGCATGCCACGTGATCTTATCGTACTCCAGCTTATCGACGATACGGTTCATCGCGAAATCGAGCAAGAAAAAACCGGTTCCAACAGAGGTAAATTAGTACCAACGCCCGCCGGTGAACTCATCAGCGACTTCCTTGGCAAACACTTCAATCAAGTGATCGACTATGGCTTTACCGCTAGTGTTGAAGAGCACTTCGACGATATCGCCGGAGACAAGTTACCGCGAAATATGATGCTCCAAGAGTTCTATACACCCTTTCATCAGCTCATTGAGAAATCGGGAGATATCGACCGCAGCAGTGTGGGACATAGTAAAGAGATTGGTCTTGATCCCAAAACCAATCAGCCTATTATCGCTCGTTTTGGCCGCTATGGTCCGATGCTCCAGCTCGGTAACACCGAGGAGGGAAATAAACCCCAGTTTGCGCCATTGCCAAAAGGTACGAGTATCGATTCGGTGACACTCGAGCAAGCGCTTGAAGCCTTTACCTTACCACGACTCGTCGGTCAGACAGAAGATGGTCAAGACATCAAGGCAAACGTCGGCCGCTTTGGCCCCTATATCCAAGTTGGCAAGCTGTTTGTCTCGATCAAGGACCACGATCCTCGTACTATCGCGCTCGCTGATGCACGCGAGCTCTACTCTGCTAAGTTACACGCCGAAGCCGAAAAAACTATTGCCGACTTTGGTACGATAAAAATCCTCAACGGCCGCTTTGGTCCCTACATCACCGATGGCAAAAAAAATGCCAAGATACCAAAAGATACTGACCCCAAGACTATCAAAGAATCAGAAGCAAAACAGCTCTTAGAATCAGCGCCAGCAAAAGGCAAAGCACGCCGCATCCCACGACGCAAAAAGGCATAA
- the dprA gene encoding DNA-processing protein DprA: protein MLKINVLSPQEHPYLKILSSIAKCPNTLHFVGTLPAERQVTLAVVGTRKPTTYGKEVTSRIVAELAQKGVVIVSGLALGIDAIAHGAALEAHGTTIAVLANALPAIRPLTNRSLGERIIAQGGAIIAEHATDEKFGPWSFLERNRLVAGISDAVLITEASAKSGTLNTAMHALEQGKDVFVVPGNITSPLSAGCNALIKQGAHPVTCSDDILEILAPELLSAPAHQILTYSPTERLIIEQLQNGVHDGELIQRQTGLDAASLSTALSMLEVNGTIRSLGANQWTIY from the coding sequence ATGCTTAAAATCAACGTATTATCACCCCAGGAACATCCTTACCTCAAGATACTAAGTAGTATTGCAAAATGTCCTAATACATTGCACTTTGTCGGGACACTTCCCGCGGAGCGCCAAGTGACATTGGCGGTGGTCGGCACCCGTAAGCCCACCACCTACGGGAAAGAGGTGACGTCGCGGATTGTCGCTGAACTGGCGCAAAAAGGAGTGGTGATCGTCAGCGGCCTCGCCCTCGGGATTGACGCCATCGCTCACGGTGCCGCACTCGAAGCGCATGGTACTACGATCGCGGTGCTAGCGAACGCACTCCCCGCGATTCGTCCTCTTACAAACCGCTCTCTGGGCGAGCGTATTATCGCTCAGGGAGGTGCTATCATCGCCGAGCACGCGACAGATGAAAAGTTCGGCCCATGGAGCTTTCTCGAGCGCAACCGGCTAGTGGCAGGTATCAGCGATGCCGTATTGATCACTGAAGCCAGTGCAAAAAGCGGTACGCTCAATACGGCGATGCATGCCCTTGAGCAGGGCAAAGACGTATTTGTTGTCCCGGGCAATATTACCAGTCCTTTGAGCGCCGGCTGCAATGCGCTTATCAAACAAGGAGCCCACCCCGTAACCTGCTCAGACGATATTCTTGAGATCCTCGCGCCCGAACTCCTCTCGGCACCAGCACATCAGATACTGACATATAGCCCCACTGAACGGTTGATCATCGAGCAACTACAAAACGGTGTTCATGATGGCGAACTTATTCAGCGCCAGACGGGCCTCGATGCAGCCTCGCTCTCAACTGCCTTGAGCATGCTTGAGGTAAACGGCACCATCCGCTCGCTCGGCGCAAATCAGTGGACAATATACTAG
- a CDS encoding ZIP family metal transporter has protein sequence MNSFALMVLAIIVGSALSLIGGALLFLTKKRRAHAITYALPFGAGALLAAAFFDLLPESFEMGQPRELLVWVLVGFIIFFLLERSSTWFHHHHEHKLGAKNTSQNLLVMTGDLVHNIIDGIAIGAAFVVNPVSGFVTTLAVSAHEIPKELGTFGILLSRGWHDRKVLLANIMTAVGTLLAATTVYLLGTTVKIPEAELLALTSGFFIYVAASDIIPDIHEQPRRVGTLQALVLVMALVMVAAIIKLLGV, from the coding sequence ATGAATTCTTTTGCTCTGATGGTGCTCGCAATCATAGTAGGTAGTGCTCTCTCGCTGATCGGTGGTGCCTTACTTTTTTTGACAAAAAAGCGGAGGGCGCACGCTATCACGTATGCGTTGCCATTTGGTGCAGGTGCACTGTTGGCGGCGGCATTTTTTGATCTATTGCCAGAGAGTTTTGAGATGGGTCAACCAAGAGAATTGCTCGTGTGGGTACTTGTAGGCTTCATCATATTCTTTTTACTCGAGCGGAGCTCGACGTGGTTTCACCATCATCATGAGCATAAGCTGGGAGCAAAAAATACTTCTCAAAACCTTCTGGTGATGACGGGAGATCTCGTCCATAACATTATCGATGGTATTGCCATTGGGGCGGCATTTGTGGTTAATCCCGTGAGCGGGTTTGTGACGACACTCGCAGTGAGTGCACATGAAATTCCCAAGGAGTTAGGGACATTTGGTATCCTTCTGTCGCGCGGGTGGCATGATCGTAAGGTGTTGCTCGCGAACATCATGACCGCAGTTGGCACGCTGCTTGCTGCCACGACCGTCTATCTGCTCGGTACAACAGTAAAGATACCCGAAGCCGAACTATTAGCCCTCACCAGTGGTTTCTTCATCTACGTAGCAGCGAGCGACATTATTCCCGATATTCACGAGCAACCCCGGCGCGTGGGAACGCTGCAGGCACTTGTATTGGTTATGGCACTTGTGATGGTTGCCGCTATTATTAAGCTTCTCGGTGTGTAG
- the pth gene encoding aminoacyl-tRNA hydrolase, translating into MKLIIALGNPEKRYDGTRHNIGFFIADHLVGQWHASWQKQKKFHAITAEYVAPSGQHVIIAKPTTYYNLVGESARAISDFYKIAPEDTLIIHDDLALPLGTVRTRIGGSSGGNNGLKSLTSHLGETTCRLRIGVWDDTHEGREATDVVLGKLSAAEQQQLAALLPKVTSLIDAFLAGDFAVTTHREA; encoded by the coding sequence ATGAAACTTATCATTGCACTCGGCAATCCAGAGAAACGCTATGACGGGACCCGTCATAATATTGGGTTTTTTATTGCCGACCATCTTGTCGGGCAATGGCATGCTAGCTGGCAAAAACAGAAGAAATTTCATGCAATCACAGCAGAGTATGTAGCCCCCAGTGGTCAGCATGTCATCATCGCAAAACCCACGACCTACTATAATTTGGTTGGCGAGTCAGCGCGTGCTATCAGCGATTTTTATAAAATCGCGCCCGAAGACACCTTGATTATTCACGACGACCTTGCGCTACCCCTTGGCACCGTAAGAACGCGAATTGGCGGCAGTAGTGGCGGCAATAATGGTCTCAAATCCCTCACCAGCCACCTTGGTGAAACAACGTGCCGGCTTCGCATTGGCGTATGGGATGATACCCATGAGGGTCGAGAGGCAACCGATGTTGTGCTGGGCAAACTCTCCGCAGCAGAGCAGCAGCAGTTAGCAGCGCTGCTCCCAAAAGTCACATCACTTATCGACGCGTTCCTTGCTGGTGACTTTGCAGTAACTACACACCGAGAAGCTTAA
- a CDS encoding sortase, whose translation MLILPRKRPHSIARIVLLLLIVCLLLGGGYLLLLVSAPAIAPLAIKSIDTKTLPTPKVGDNRIIIPKIGVNIPYGTDGLNSLNHGAWWRYPERGNPIDGGNFIIAAHRFTLEGTVAGTIEKSPFYNLGKLVLNDQILIDYNGKRYTYYVDKIFDVKPTQTEIEAPSKDAKLTLYTCSLGGSSDGRLVLIAKQVMAAN comes from the coding sequence ATGCTTATCCTGCCACGAAAACGTCCGCACTCTATTGCCCGTATTGTTTTGCTTTTGCTTATAGTGTGCCTTCTTCTCGGTGGTGGCTACCTCCTCCTGCTTGTTTCTGCGCCGGCCATTGCTCCACTTGCCATCAAGTCGATCGATACAAAAACCTTACCTACACCAAAAGTAGGCGATAACCGCATCATCATTCCAAAAATCGGTGTCAATATACCCTACGGAACAGACGGACTCAACTCGCTCAACCACGGAGCCTGGTGGCGCTATCCAGAGAGAGGCAACCCGATCGATGGCGGTAATTTCATCATCGCAGCCCACCGCTTCACACTAGAGGGCACCGTTGCCGGGACGATTGAAAAGTCGCCATTCTACAACCTTGGCAAACTCGTGCTGAACGACCAAATCCTGATTGACTACAACGGCAAACGTTACACCTATTACGTTGATAAAATCTTTGATGTCAAACCGACACAAACGGAGATTGAGGCGCCGAGCAAAGATGCGAAACTCACCCTCTATACATGCAGCCTCGGCGGTTCAAGCGATGGCCGGCTTGTTTTGATAGCCAAGCAAGTGATGGCAGCAAACTAA
- a CDS encoding reverse transcriptase/maturase family protein, translating to MKSLRRSLQSTAKQSSLHEAYRRAVRNKSQRPEVARFLPQKVLLLHQITRSLQTQTYVPSPYYEFTIHDPKTRHILALPIHDRIVHQWVVEEFIKPYYIPRFIAHTYACIPERGTHQAVATAQHFLRTALAHFTSPYIIKLDIASFFSNIDKAILYQLLAKNIRDRELQALLFTILFHNTPTQGIPIGNYTSQYFANIYLNELDQFVKRELKVKYYVRYMDDFICFVESKNEAGRIYQAIESFLYTKLHLPLNPKSRYYPARHGLDFCGYKIHPHHRRLRNRSKRKLCEIIDEYESGMDSLERFELRVNSWLGHAAHVNAHTYTRRKLARYQEQFRSLRQKNSP from the coding sequence ATGAAGTCTCTCAGGCGTTCACTCCAGTCAACCGCCAAGCAGTCTTCTCTCCACGAGGCCTATCGACGAGCCGTCCGCAACAAATCGCAGCGCCCCGAGGTTGCACGGTTCTTGCCCCAAAAAGTTCTCTTGCTGCATCAAATAACAAGGAGTTTGCAAACACAGACATACGTGCCCTCGCCGTACTATGAGTTTACGATTCATGATCCAAAAACCAGGCATATCCTAGCCCTTCCGATTCATGACCGTATCGTTCACCAGTGGGTCGTCGAGGAATTCATCAAACCCTACTATATCCCGCGATTTATCGCCCATACCTACGCCTGCATTCCCGAACGTGGCACGCACCAGGCCGTTGCCACCGCTCAGCATTTTTTGCGTACGGCGCTCGCTCACTTCACCTCGCCCTATATTATCAAGTTGGATATCGCCAGCTTCTTCTCGAATATCGACAAAGCGATTCTCTACCAACTGCTCGCAAAGAACATCCGCGATAGGGAGCTCCAAGCACTTCTTTTTACCATTCTTTTTCACAATACACCCACGCAGGGTATCCCCATCGGCAACTATACCTCACAGTATTTTGCTAATATCTACCTCAATGAGCTTGACCAGTTCGTAAAGCGAGAGCTGAAAGTCAAATACTACGTGCGCTATATGGACGATTTCATTTGTTTTGTTGAGAGCAAAAATGAAGCGGGGCGCATTTACCAAGCAATCGAGTCATTCTTATACACCAAACTGCACCTCCCACTCAATCCTAAAAGTCGCTACTATCCGGCACGTCACGGACTGGATTTTTGCGGTTACAAAATCCATCCGCATCACAGAAGGCTTCGTAATCGCAGTAAACGCAAGTTATGTGAAATCATCGATGAGTACGAAAGTGGAATGGATTCACTAGAGCGTTTTGAGCTCCGCGTCAATTCTTGGCTTGGCCATGCAGCACATGTGAACGCCCACACTTACACGCGACGTAAGTTGGCTCGCTATCAGGAGCAGTTCCGATCCTTGCGCCAAAAAAACAGTCCCTGA
- a CDS encoding CdiA C-terminal domain-containing protein, with protein MSKKYEVVVKTDLIDSPHDHEMTAAVILAHHFKTNVIFLRPERKKTPDIEANGTKWEVKSPKGDGRKTIDNNLRTARKQSHNIVIDLRRAKLHQKKAEARIRYYLASGPHDIKRLKIITKARKIIDIL; from the coding sequence ATGTCCAAAAAGTACGAAGTAGTTGTTAAAACAGACCTTATAGATTCGCCGCACGATCATGAGATGACGGCTGCGGTTATTTTGGCGCATCACTTCAAAACAAATGTTATATTCCTGCGCCCAGAACGAAAGAAGACGCCAGATATAGAGGCCAACGGTACAAAGTGGGAAGTCAAGAGTCCGAAAGGTGATGGCAGAAAGACGATAGACAACAACTTGCGAACAGCCCGTAAACAGTCCCATAACATAGTCATAGATTTACGCCGAGCCAAACTCCACCAGAAGAAAGCGGAAGCACGGATCCGCTACTACCTCGCGTCTGGTCCGCATGACATCAAACGGCTCAAGATTATTACGAAAGCCCGAAAAATTATTGACATACTGTAA